One stretch of Streptomyces sp. NBC_01363 DNA includes these proteins:
- a CDS encoding response regulator transcription factor, protein MAIRVLLVDDQPLLRTGFRMILEAEGDLAVVGEAGDGLQALDQVRALQPDVVLMDIRMPRMDGVEATRQITGPGRDGPAKVLVLTTFDLDEYVVEALRAGASGFLLKDAPANELVQAIRVVAAGEAMLAPSITRRLLDKYADHLPSGEDPVPDTLHTLTDREVEVLKLVARGLSNAEIAADLFVSETTVKTHVGHVLTKLGLRDRVQAAVYAYESGLVRPGAQ, encoded by the coding sequence GTGGCTATCCGCGTCCTACTGGTCGACGACCAGCCCCTGCTGCGCACCGGCTTCCGGATGATTCTGGAGGCGGAAGGCGATCTCGCGGTGGTGGGTGAGGCCGGTGACGGTCTCCAGGCTCTCGACCAGGTGCGGGCGCTGCAGCCCGATGTGGTGCTGATGGACATCCGCATGCCGCGGATGGACGGCGTCGAGGCGACGCGCCAGATCACCGGGCCGGGCCGCGACGGTCCGGCGAAGGTGCTGGTGCTGACGACGTTCGATCTCGACGAGTACGTGGTGGAGGCGCTGCGCGCCGGCGCCAGCGGCTTCCTGCTGAAGGACGCTCCGGCCAATGAGCTGGTGCAGGCCATCCGGGTGGTCGCGGCGGGCGAGGCGATGCTCGCACCGAGCATCACCCGCAGGCTCCTCGACAAGTACGCGGACCATCTGCCGTCCGGCGAGGATCCGGTGCCCGACACGCTGCACACGCTGACCGACCGCGAGGTCGAGGTGCTGAAGCTGGTGGCACGCGGTCTGTCGAATGCGGAGATCGCCGCGGATCTGTTCGTCAGCGAGACGACGGTCAAGACCCATGTCGGCCATGTGCTGACCAAGCTCGGACTGCGCGACCGGGTGCAGGCCGCCGTGTACGCGTACGAGAGCGGTCTGGTGCGCCCCGGCGCCCAGTGA
- a CDS encoding PD-(D/E)XK nuclease family protein: MQCPLLYRFRVIDKLPEKPSEAATRGTLVHAVLERLFDNPAVERTAGRATALIPAQWDRLLESKPELSELFAEDTGGERLSRWLSEAEGLVERWFSLEDPTRLEPAERELFVETELESGLRLRGVIDRIDVAPTGEVRIVDYKTGKAPRPEYAEGALFQMKFYALVIWRLKGVVPRRLQLVYLGSGDILTYDPVVTDLERVERKLLALWDAIRLATETGEWRPRPTKLCGWCDHRSVCSEFGGTPPVYPLTVRPAEPEQDVQGRMDPVRAEAGRPVALEGP; this comes from the coding sequence ATGCAGTGTCCGCTGCTGTACCGCTTCCGGGTCATCGACAAACTGCCGGAGAAGCCCAGCGAGGCGGCTACCCGGGGCACGCTGGTGCATGCGGTGCTGGAGCGGCTCTTCGACAATCCGGCGGTGGAGCGCACCGCCGGCCGGGCCACGGCGCTGATCCCCGCCCAGTGGGACCGGCTGCTGGAGTCGAAGCCGGAGCTGTCGGAGCTGTTCGCCGAGGATACCGGGGGCGAGCGGCTCTCGCGCTGGCTCTCGGAGGCGGAGGGCCTGGTGGAGCGGTGGTTCTCGCTGGAGGATCCGACGCGTCTGGAGCCCGCCGAGCGGGAGCTCTTCGTCGAGACGGAGCTGGAGTCGGGACTGCGGCTGCGCGGGGTGATCGACCGGATCGACGTGGCGCCGACGGGCGAGGTCCGGATCGTCGACTACAAGACGGGAAAGGCGCCGCGCCCGGAGTACGCGGAGGGCGCGCTCTTCCAGATGAAGTTCTACGCCCTGGTGATCTGGCGGCTGAAGGGTGTGGTGCCGCGCCGGCTCCAGCTGGTCTACCTCGGCAGCGGGGACATCCTGACGTACGACCCGGTGGTGACGGATCTGGAGCGGGTGGAGCGCAAGCTGCTGGCGCTGTGGGACGCGATCCGGCTGGCCACGGAGACGGGCGAGTGGCGGCCCCGGCCGACGAAGCTCTGTGGCTGGTGCGACCACCGGTCGGTCTGTTCCGAATTCGGCGGTACTCCCCCGGTCTATCCATTGACGGTCCGCCCGGCGGAGCCGGAGCAGGATGTGCAGGGCAGAATGGATCCGGTCCGCGCCGAGGCCGGCCGGCCTGTGGCCCTCGAAGGACCGTGA
- a CDS encoding site-2 protease family protein, whose product MDESGDSGRPQPGAGGTPPGAGPDKGEPQRPEEPGGGILMGRPFGVPVYVAPSWFLVAALITWVFGGQLDRVLPELGTARYLVALFFAIAFYASVLVHELAHTVVALRYKLPVRRIQLQFFGGVSEIEKESETPGREFLLAFVGPLLSLVLAGVFYVGMMFVAPGTVPGVLLAGLMVSNLLVAAFNLLPGLPLDGGRMLRAVVWKITGRPMSGTVAAAWVGRALAVITLIGLPLLTHTGTFGNDPGDLSGMDTITDALLAAILAAIIWTGAGNSLRMARLREHLPELCARTLTRRAVPVEAATPLSEALRRANEAGARALVVVDGHGEPKGIVREAAIVAVPEHRRPWVAVSGLAQDLTEGMKVSAELSGEALLDRLKASPATEYLVLEETGEIYGVLSTADVERAFVAALARPAA is encoded by the coding sequence GTGGACGAGAGCGGCGACAGCGGGCGGCCGCAGCCCGGTGCAGGGGGAACGCCCCCTGGCGCCGGCCCCGACAAGGGTGAACCGCAGCGCCCCGAAGAGCCCGGAGGCGGCATTCTCATGGGCCGCCCCTTCGGCGTGCCCGTGTACGTCGCGCCCAGCTGGTTCCTCGTGGCCGCGCTGATCACCTGGGTCTTCGGCGGTCAGCTCGACCGGGTGCTGCCCGAGCTCGGCACGGCGCGCTATCTGGTCGCGCTCTTCTTCGCGATCGCCTTCTACGCCTCCGTGCTCGTCCACGAGCTCGCCCACACCGTCGTGGCGCTGCGCTACAAGCTGCCGGTGCGCCGCATCCAGCTCCAGTTCTTCGGCGGCGTCTCCGAGATCGAGAAGGAGTCCGAGACCCCGGGCCGCGAATTCCTGCTCGCCTTCGTCGGACCGCTGCTCTCCCTGGTGCTCGCGGGCGTGTTCTACGTCGGGATGATGTTCGTCGCGCCCGGCACCGTGCCCGGTGTCCTGCTCGCCGGGCTGATGGTCTCCAACCTCCTGGTGGCCGCCTTCAACCTCCTCCCCGGCCTCCCGCTGGACGGCGGGCGCATGCTCCGCGCCGTCGTCTGGAAGATCACCGGACGGCCGATGAGCGGCACCGTCGCCGCCGCCTGGGTCGGCCGCGCCCTCGCCGTCATCACCCTGATCGGCCTGCCGCTGCTCACCCACACCGGGACCTTCGGCAACGACCCCGGCGACCTCAGCGGCATGGACACCATCACCGACGCCCTGCTCGCCGCCATCCTCGCCGCGATCATCTGGACCGGAGCGGGCAACAGCCTGCGCATGGCCCGTCTGCGCGAACACCTCCCCGAGCTGTGCGCCCGCACGCTCACCCGGCGCGCCGTCCCGGTGGAGGCCGCCACCCCGCTCTCCGAGGCCCTGCGCCGGGCCAACGAGGCGGGCGCCCGAGCCCTCGTCGTCGTCGACGGACACGGCGAACCGAAGGGCATCGTCCGGGAAGCGGCCATCGTCGCCGTGCCGGAACATCGCCGCCCCTGGGTCGCCGTCAGCGGTCTCGCCCAGGACCTCACCGAAGGCATGAAGGTCTCCGCCGAGCTGTCCGGCGAGGCACTCCTGGACAGGCTCAAGGCCAGCCCGGCCACCGAGTACCTCGTGCTGGAGGAGACCGGTGAGATCTACGGCGTCCTCTCCACCGCCGACGTCGAACGTGCGTTCGTCGCCGCCCTGGCCAGGCCGGCCGCCTGA
- a CDS encoding tRNA (adenine-N1)-methyltransferase, with protein sequence MSEPTGAARRRGPFKVGDQVQLTDPKGRHYTFTLEAGKNFHTHKGSFPHDELIGAPEGSVVRTTGNVAYLALRPLLPDYVLSMPRGAAVVYPKDAGQILAFADIFPGARVVEAGVGSGSLSTFLLRAIGDQGMLHSYERREDFAEIAQQNVERYFGEPHPAWQLTVGDLQDNLSDTDVDRVVLDMLAPWECLEAVSKALVPGGILCAYVATTTQLARTVESIREIGCFAEPQPWESMIRNWHVEGLAVRPDHRMIGHTGFLVTARRLADGVEAPLRRRRPAKGAYGEDYDGPGSQSGSSRG encoded by the coding sequence ATGTCTGAACCGACCGGTGCCGCCCGCCGACGCGGGCCCTTCAAGGTCGGGGACCAGGTCCAGCTCACCGATCCCAAGGGACGCCACTACACCTTCACGCTCGAGGCCGGAAAGAACTTCCACACCCACAAGGGTTCTTTCCCGCACGACGAGCTGATCGGTGCCCCCGAGGGCAGTGTTGTCCGAACCACGGGAAACGTCGCCTATCTCGCGCTGCGCCCCCTGCTCCCCGACTACGTCCTGTCCATGCCCCGCGGCGCCGCCGTGGTCTACCCCAAGGACGCGGGGCAGATCCTGGCCTTCGCCGACATCTTCCCCGGCGCCCGTGTCGTGGAGGCCGGCGTCGGCTCCGGCTCGCTCTCCACCTTCCTGCTGCGCGCCATCGGCGACCAGGGCATGCTGCACTCCTACGAGCGCCGCGAGGACTTCGCCGAGATCGCCCAGCAGAACGTGGAACGCTACTTCGGCGAACCGCACCCGGCCTGGCAGCTCACCGTCGGCGACCTCCAGGACAACCTCTCGGACACCGACGTCGACCGCGTCGTCCTCGACATGCTCGCCCCCTGGGAGTGCCTGGAGGCCGTCTCCAAGGCGCTGGTGCCCGGCGGCATCCTCTGCGCGTACGTCGCCACCACCACCCAGCTCGCGCGGACCGTCGAGTCCATCCGCGAGATCGGCTGCTTCGCGGAACCGCAGCCCTGGGAATCGATGATCCGCAACTGGCACGTCGAGGGCCTGGCCGTCCGCCCCGACCACCGCATGATCGGTCACACCGGCTTCCTCGTCACCGCCCGCCGCCTGGCCGACGGTGTGGAGGCCCCGCTGCGCCGCCGCCGCCCGGCCAAGGGTGCCTACGGCGAGGACTACGACGGTCCCGGCAGCCAGAGCGGCTCCTCCCGCGGCTGA
- a CDS encoding ferredoxin, with protein sequence MTVQQDAPNGGDAQDLEVWIDQDLCTGDGICVQYAPEVFELDIDGLAYVKSADDELLQDAGATTPVPLPLLQDVVDSAKECPGDCIHVRRVSDSVEVYGPEAA encoded by the coding sequence ATGACCGTGCAGCAGGACGCTCCCAACGGCGGCGACGCACAGGACCTGGAGGTCTGGATCGACCAGGACCTCTGCACGGGAGACGGCATCTGCGTCCAGTACGCGCCCGAGGTGTTCGAGCTGGACATCGACGGTCTGGCCTATGTGAAGAGCGCGGACGACGAGCTGCTGCAGGACGCGGGCGCGACGACGCCCGTTCCGCTGCCGCTCCTCCAGGACGTCGTCGATTCGGCCAAGGAGTGTCCGGGCGACTGCATCCACGTACGTCGCGTTTCGGACAGCGTCGAGGTGTACGGCCCCGAGGCCGCCTGA
- the arc gene encoding proteasome ATPase → MAAHDDDINRGIRPGRGSEDPAGQVAYLEQEIAVLRRKLADSPRHTRILEERIVELQTNLAGVSAQNERLANTLREARDQIVALKEEVDRLAQPPAGFGVFLQGNEDGTCDIFTGGRKLRVNVSPSVELDDLRRGQEVMLNEALNVVDAMEYERAGDIVTLKEILEDGERALVIGHTDEERVVRLAEPLLDITIRPGDALLLEPRSGYVYEVVPKSEVEELVLEEVPDIDYDKIGGLGDQIELIRDAVELPYLHPDLFKEHELRPPKGILLYGPPGCGKTLIAKAVANSLAKKVAEVTGQPAGKSYFLNIKGPELLNKYVGETERHIRLVFQRAREKASEGTPVIVFFDEMESLFRTRGSGVSSDVENTIVPQLLAEIDGVEGLENVIVIGASNREDMIDPAILRPGRLDVKIKIERPDAEAARDIFAKYLTPSLPLHADDLAEHTGSKEAAAHAMIQSVVERMYTESEENRFLEVTYANGDKEVLYFKDFNSGAMIQNIVDRAKKMAIKAFLDQGQKGLRVSHLLQACVDEFKENEDLPNTTNPDDWARISGKKGERIVFIRTLVTGKQGADTGRSIDTVANTGQYL, encoded by the coding sequence GTGGCAGCCCACGACGACGACATCAACCGCGGCATCCGGCCCGGGCGGGGGTCCGAAGACCCAGCCGGCCAGGTCGCCTATCTCGAGCAGGAAATCGCCGTCCTGCGACGTAAGCTCGCCGACTCTCCGCGCCATACGAGGATTCTCGAAGAGCGGATCGTCGAGTTGCAGACCAACCTGGCAGGCGTGTCCGCACAGAATGAACGGCTCGCCAACACATTGCGCGAGGCCCGCGACCAGATCGTGGCCCTCAAGGAAGAAGTCGACCGGCTCGCACAGCCGCCGGCCGGTTTCGGTGTGTTTCTGCAGGGCAATGAGGACGGCACCTGCGACATCTTCACCGGGGGCCGGAAGCTCCGGGTGAATGTCAGCCCCAGTGTCGAGCTCGACGACCTCCGGCGCGGCCAGGAAGTCATGCTCAACGAAGCGCTCAACGTGGTCGACGCCATGGAATACGAGCGGGCCGGGGACATCGTCACCCTCAAGGAAATCCTCGAGGACGGCGAGCGGGCCCTGGTCATCGGGCACACCGACGAGGAACGGGTGGTGAGGCTCGCCGAGCCGCTGCTGGACATCACCATCCGCCCCGGCGACGCCCTCCTGCTCGAACCCAGGTCCGGCTACGTCTACGAAGTGGTCCCCAAGAGCGAGGTCGAAGAACTCGTCCTCGAAGAGGTACCGGACATCGACTACGACAAGATCGGCGGCCTGGGCGACCAGATCGAACTGATCCGGGACGCGGTCGAGCTCCCCTACCTCCACCCCGACCTCTTCAAGGAACACGAACTGCGTCCGCCGAAGGGCATCCTGCTCTACGGTCCGCCCGGCTGCGGCAAGACACTCATCGCCAAGGCCGTCGCCAACTCCCTTGCCAAGAAGGTCGCCGAGGTCACCGGCCAGCCGGCGGGCAAGAGCTACTTCCTCAACATCAAGGGTCCGGAGCTTCTCAACAAGTACGTCGGCGAGACCGAGCGGCACATCCGCCTGGTCTTCCAGCGTGCCCGTGAGAAGGCGAGCGAGGGCACCCCCGTCATCGTCTTCTTCGACGAGATGGAGTCCCTCTTCCGCACCCGGGGATCCGGCGTCAGCTCGGACGTGGAGAACACCATCGTCCCCCAGCTGCTCGCCGAGATCGACGGCGTCGAGGGCCTGGAGAACGTCATCGTCATCGGCGCCTCCAACCGCGAGGACATGATCGACCCCGCGATCCTGCGACCCGGCCGCCTCGATGTGAAGATCAAGATCGAGCGCCCGGACGCGGAGGCCGCGAGGGACATCTTCGCGAAGTACCTCACGCCTTCGCTGCCCCTGCACGCGGACGACCTCGCGGAGCACACCGGCTCCAAGGAAGCCGCCGCGCACGCCATGATCCAGTCCGTCGTCGAGCGGATGTACACCGAGTCCGAGGAGAACCGCTTCCTCGAGGTCACGTACGCCAACGGCGACAAGGAAGTCCTGTACTTCAAGGACTTCAACTCCGGCGCGATGATCCAGAACATCGTCGACCGGGCCAAGAAGATGGCCATCAAGGCCTTCCTCGACCAGGGCCAGAAGGGCCTTCGCGTCTCCCATCTCCTCCAGGCGTGCGTGGACGAGTTCAAGGAGAACGAGGACCTGCCGAACACCACCAACCCGGACGACTGGGCCAGGATCTCCGGCAAGAAGGGCGAGCGGATCGTCTTCATCCGCACGCTCGTCACCGGAAAGCAGGGCGCGGACACCGGTCGCTCCATCGACACGGTGGCGAACACCGGGCAGTACCTGTAG